The genomic stretch CACGGCAGCCTCTACACTGAGCTGCTGCTTTCAGGAATTGACGCCCAGCCCCACTTTCACCTGCTGGCCGAGGAGCGCGAGGCCATCGCCGACGAAATGGGCCTGCCCCTGATTTGGGATGGCACCGGCGATCAGGCCTGCATGGTGGCCAGCACCTTAGCAGAGGTGACTTTGGACGATCGCGACCGCTGGCCCGAGTACCAAGCCTGGTTCTGCGACTGCCTAGAGCGGTTCTACGAAGCCTTCTTTGACCGCATCAAGCGACTCGATGCCAACGGCTATCAGCCCTTGCCCAAGCGGGCGGCTGTGACAGATACGCTGGTTTTGCCGGCGCGGCCTCGGGGGTAGGGGAGTGGATGGGTAGATGGGTGGATGGGTGAGGGGCGCATGGGGATAGGGGCTACGGAACGGTGTCCTTGCGGCGGTGAGGAGAGTTTTGGGGATTGTTGTCAGCCCTATTTACTTGGCAAGGCGGAGGCGCCGACGGCGGAGGCGCTGATGCGATCGCGCTATACGGCCTATCACCAGGGCGACATTGACTATCTAATCGCCACCCACCACCCGACCCAGCGGTACGGAGGCCAGCGGGCGGCGATCGGGCAGAGCGTGGCGACTACCACTTGGCTGGGGCTGCGAGTGATCGCCACTGAGGCTGGGCAGGCCGCTAACAGCAAAGGCGTTGTTGAGTTCATTGCCTACTACGCAGACCCTCGGCCGGGTCAGGTGCATGAGCGATCGCGCTTTGTGCGGCAAAAACAGCGCTGGTTTTATCTGGACGGGGATGCTCTGCCTCCGGTGGAGCCTAAACGCAGCGACCCTTGCTGGTGCGGCAGCGGTCAAAAGTACAAAGCCTGCCACGGTCGCTGAAAGAAATTTGAAGAATTACCGGAAACTTGAGCCATCCTCTGCGGCGACATTCCATACTCATGGCAATCCTGTCCTGGAATTTCGTCAGGATGCACTTAGGCCGCAGCTATGACCGACACCCTTCAACCCGCTGAGCTAACCGCTGCACTGACGCCAGAGGCCATTGTGCGAGTGCAAGAGGGAGTGGCTACGTCGCAGAATCCAGCGGTGCGCCAGTGCATTGCGATCGATTTGGCCGAGCTGAGTGCGATCGCCCAGGGCACCGCCGATCGGCGCGTGAGCGGTGGCATTCGTCGCTGGGTTATGCGCCGCTTTATCAAAGCTTGCTTTCGGGTGCGCATCGAAAATCCAGAGCATATTCCTACCGAGCCCAATGTGCTGACGGCTAATCACCTCAGTCATTTAGACCCGTTCCTGCTGCTGGCTTTTTGCCCCTCTACCCCCTACTACTACATCCTGGGCGATGCCCGCACCCTCTACAACAAGCGCTGGAAGCGCTGGCTGATTGGTTGGGCGGGGGGCGTAATTCCTCTAGAGCGCTGGTGGAAGGAAGAAATGGCTGTGATGGCCGCCGCCGACAACGGACGGGACGATCTCAAGCCTCTAGCGGCGGCGATTCGCGATCACGTGCCCAACGGCAGCTCAATTCAGCAAATGCGGCAGATCGATCAGGCGGTGCAGGCCTTGCTGGCCCGAGGCGACGGCGTCATGCTCTTTCCCGAAGGTCGTTTGGGAGAACGGGAGGGGCACATGCATGCCCTACGGCGCGGCACTGTGCTCTACGCTATGCGCTCTGGGGTACCTATTTACCCGGTGGCGATTATTGGCACCAAAATTCTCTACTTTCGCAAACAAATTACCCTGCGTTTTGGCCCAGCCGTGCATGTTCCTCACCAGGCTCGACCCAAGCGCGTCGCCATCGATGCCGCTCTGGCCGAGTTAGAACAAGCCTTTCAGGCCCTATTGCCGTCCCATTACCAAGAGCCCCAAGGGCCGCAGCCGCTGCGCCACTGGCTGAGCCATCTGTTCTGGTAGCTATTCGCCCTGGGGAGTCAAACGGAATTCGCGCAGCGTAGATTGACAATAAAACCCGCAGTGCCAGTCTACAAAGCAGTTACGATTTGCTCTGGACAAAATATTGGGAAGCCCTTAACGAGATTTGAACTCGTGACCTCTCCCTTACCAAGGGAGTGCTCTACCACTGAGCTATAAGGGCAAGTTGTCGTGGATGGGCCGGGCTGGATTTGAACCAGCGTAGGCGTAGCCAGCGGATTTACAGTCCGCCCCCATTAACCACTCGGGCACCGACCCGCTCTATCCACGATTTATAATCCTAGCATGGAAGGGGAATTACTTTTGGTCAACTTAAAAAAGTTCTGCCTATTTTTTTTGGAATACGTTTATCGGGCGTAGACAAACCAGGCTAAAGCCCAGCCCAGCAAGAGTCCCAGTCCGCCAAACCGCACCGCTTGCCAGAATGGTTCTTGCAGATGCTGCCACGATACAACTCGGCTGGCCAGCTCCATTTCAAAACTATCGGCGGCTTCCTGCAAATTCGTGACTTCCTGAGCTGAGTGCTGAGCATCCTCCTCCGCCCCGCCCGCCTGAATCTGCTGAAGCTGTAGCAAATTTGAGACCCCGACCTTAAGCTGGTGTAGGCGTGCTTCTAGCCCCTCTAGCTGATGCATAAGCTCCGTAAGAGAACGGGGCGCTTCGTCGGCACTGCTGCCTATGGTGCCGCGCTGGCTGTGATATCGCTTTCGCCGGTAGCCTGGTTTCATTGTGCAGAATAGAGAAATAGGGATGTTTCCCCAGCAGGGCTGCTAGGGCAGGGTACATCTTCTAGTTAACCCCAACTGGTTTCAGTAACTATGGCTTTTTCGTTTGATCCGTCAATGACGCCCCAGGCGATCGCCCGGGCTGCTAAACCGGCTGCTGAGCTAACCGACCTGGAGTTAGCTCAAATACTGGCGGAGCGCCTAGCCGTTAAGCCTGCCGATTGGCACCGCCTCAACCGCGATCGCCGCGTGCGTGCCAGCGAACAGCTAGCGGCAGCGCTAGTGTTTTTGCTCAAGCAGAATTCTGAGGAAGCTTTGGTACGAGTTGAGCAGGCTGCCGGCTGGTTGAACCGCAGTCTGCAAGCGCCCCCCTGCCCTAGCCACGGCGATCGCAAAACTCGTCTAGCCGAGCACGGCGACTAACCACCCAAGTTTGGCCGAGGAAGGCAAATCAGCTGTTTACAATACTGCTTAGCGAAATGAGTTAGCGAATAAGCGGTAGCCGACGAGGCTGCCGCACCACTTTGCCCAAGTGCAACTCTCGGCCCTCGTTGTGCCAAATCACCTGATCAAATATTTGGTAGAGAATATAGAGACCGCGACCGCATTCTCC from Leptolyngbya subtilissima AS-A7 encodes the following:
- a CDS encoding YchJ family protein, which codes for MGIGATERCPCGGEESFGDCCQPYLLGKAEAPTAEALMRSRYTAYHQGDIDYLIATHHPTQRYGGQRAAIGQSVATTTWLGLRVIATEAGQAANSKGVVEFIAYYADPRPGQVHERSRFVRQKQRWFYLDGDALPPVEPKRSDPCWCGSGQKYKACHGR
- a CDS encoding lysophospholipid acyltransferase family protein, with protein sequence MTDTLQPAELTAALTPEAIVRVQEGVATSQNPAVRQCIAIDLAELSAIAQGTADRRVSGGIRRWVMRRFIKACFRVRIENPEHIPTEPNVLTANHLSHLDPFLLLAFCPSTPYYYILGDARTLYNKRWKRWLIGWAGGVIPLERWWKEEMAVMAAADNGRDDLKPLAAAIRDHVPNGSSIQQMRQIDQAVQALLARGDGVMLFPEGRLGEREGHMHALRRGTVLYAMRSGVPIYPVAIIGTKILYFRKQITLRFGPAVHVPHQARPKRVAIDAALAELEQAFQALLPSHYQEPQGPQPLRHWLSHLFW
- a CDS encoding DUF6439 family protein, producing the protein MAFSFDPSMTPQAIARAAKPAAELTDLELAQILAERLAVKPADWHRLNRDRRVRASEQLAAALVFLLKQNSEEALVRVEQAAGWLNRSLQAPPCPSHGDRKTRLAEHGD